One genomic segment of Gemmatimonadota bacterium includes these proteins:
- the rplQ gene encoding 50S ribosomal protein L17, translating to MRHRKKGRHFSRTAEHRGLMLRNMASALFLHGRIETTLAKAKELRRFAEPLITKAKRGDLHARRLVARRITDGAALSRLFDELAPRYAQRPGGYTRVRHLGHRPGDAADMAIIELVD from the coding sequence ATGAGGCATCGCAAGAAGGGCCGGCATTTCTCGCGCACTGCGGAGCATCGAGGGCTGATGCTGCGCAACATGGCCTCTGCCCTCTTTCTGCACGGCCGGATCGAAACCACGCTGGCCAAGGCCAAGGAGCTGCGCCGCTTTGCCGAGCCGCTGATCACCAAGGCCAAGCGTGGGGATCTGCATGCCCGGCGACTGGTCGCGCGCCGCATCACGGACGGCGCCGCCCTGTCCAGGCTGTTCGACGAACTGGCCCCCCGGTACGCCCAGCGGCCGGGTGGCTACACTCGAGTGCGCCACCTGGGGCACCGCCCCGGCGATGCCGCCGACATGGCCATTATCGAGCTGGTGGACTGA